The following are encoded in a window of Alphaproteobacteria bacterium genomic DNA:
- a CDS encoding adenosine kinase, which produces MTQHKYDILGIGNAIVDVLSFSDDAFIRDFGLRKGTMILIDEDRAEELYTHMGPAKEVSGGAAANTLAGMASLGGRASVVGIVRDDQLGNIFTHDMRSTGVQFDTTPATNGPTTARCLIFVTPDAQRTMNTFIGACARIDNSDIDPQMVRDSAVLFVEGYMWNDPSSKKAIRYAMEIAKEAGNKIAFSPSDVFCIENHHPEMLELVENSDIVFCNEEEAKSLYGVDNFDEAQEKIRGKCHMAVITRGADGCVVVTPDNTVVVAAAPVHEVVDTTGAGDLFAAGFLHGFLRDWSHESCAALGSKCAAEIIQHIGARTMKPLTGLLAA; this is translated from the coding sequence ATGACCCAACATAAATACGATATTCTCGGCATTGGTAATGCCATTGTAGATGTTTTAAGCTTCAGCGATGACGCGTTCATTCGCGATTTTGGGCTGCGAAAAGGCACAATGATCCTGATTGATGAAGATCGCGCCGAAGAATTATATACGCATATGGGCCCTGCAAAAGAAGTGTCGGGCGGTGCAGCGGCCAATACATTGGCAGGCATGGCTTCGCTGGGAGGACGTGCGTCAGTTGTTGGCATAGTGCGCGATGACCAGCTGGGAAACATTTTTACCCATGACATGCGCTCTACCGGTGTGCAATTTGATACCACTCCCGCCACCAATGGCCCTACCACTGCACGTTGCCTGATTTTTGTTACTCCCGATGCACAACGTACCATGAATACGTTCATAGGAGCATGCGCACGTATTGATAACAGCGATATAGATCCGCAAATGGTACGTGACTCGGCGGTGTTATTTGTGGAAGGGTATATGTGGAACGACCCGTCCAGCAAAAAAGCCATTCGCTATGCTATGGAAATCGCTAAAGAGGCGGGCAATAAAATCGCTTTCTCCCCATCCGATGTATTTTGCATCGAAAATCACCATCCAGAAATGCTGGAACTGGTTGAAAACAGTGATATTGTGTTTTGCAACGAAGAAGAAGCTAAGTCGCTCTATGGCGTAGATAATTTTGATGAAGCTCAAGAGAAAATTCGCGGCAAATGCCATATGGCGGTTATTACTCGTGGAGCGGATGGCTGCGTTGTAGTGACACCGGATAATACAGTAGTTGTTGCCGCCGCTCCAGTGCATGAGGTGGTAGATACCACTGGTGCTGGCGACTTGTTTGCAGCAGGATTTTTACATGGATTTTTACGTGACTGGAGCCATGAAAGCTGCGCTGCTCTAGGTAGCAAATGTGCCGCCGAAATTATCCAGCATATAGGTGCGCGTACCATGAAACCCCTCACAGGATTATTGGCGGCGTAA